The Janthinobacterium tructae genome contains the following window.
GTTTTAAGGAAGACACATTGTCTTCCAGCAAGCGGCGCGCCACTTCAAAGCGCGCCGTCTCGATGAATTCCGTCGGACTGCTGCCCGTTTCGCGCTGGAACACGCGCGTAAAGTTGCGCTCGCTCATGGCCAGCCTTGCCGACAGCAGCGGTATGCCGAGCTCTTCGCCCAGGTGTTCCATGATCCAGCCCTGCAACTGGCGGATGGTCGGATGCGTGGTCATCTGGCTCGACAGGTGCACGGAAAACTGCGACTGGCCACCGGGGCGCTTCAGGTACACCACCAGGTCGCGCGCCACTTCCAGCGCGATATCGCGGCTGAAATCGTCTTCCACCAGCGCCAGCGCCAGGTCGATGCCGGCCGTTACGCCGGCCGACGTCCAGAATTTTCCTTCCCGCACGAAAATCGCATCGGCATTGACCTGTATCAAGGGATAGCGCTGGCGCAGGCTGTCCACGGCGCTCCAGTGCGTGGCGGCGCTCTTGCCGTCGAGTACACCGGCCTCGGCCAGGAAGAAGCAGCCCGTGCACAGCGCCGCCAGCGTGTCGATGCGCGGCGCCGCCTCGGCCACCCAGGCGGCGAGGGCGGGAATATCCTGCAAGACTTGCTCGACGTGGTGGCAGCCGACGATGACGGCCAGGTCGGGCAGGCGGTTCACATCGAGCGCCTTGCTGGCGTGCAGCGACATCAGCGTGTCGGACTCGACTGGGCCGATGGCTGTCGAGGCGATGCGCACGTCGTAGCCGCCGGGCAGATTGCGCAGGCGCAAATGGGTGTTGGCGTAATCAAACACTTTCATGGCACCGATGGCTTCGAGCGCCTTGAAGCCGGGATAGACGATGATGTCGACGGTACGCAGGGGAAATTCTTTGGGGCTTTGCTTGATCATGCGAAGTACGTGTGGGTGGAAAATACTGCCATAATGCAATACCAGCGGTGGCATAGATTAGCATGAAATAAGCGACGGACCGCCTGGTTTTCCACTCATCAGATTCTTCGATATCTTGCGCAATTACATTTTTCTCGTCGGCTTGTTCTTCTATCTATCGACCGGCATGGCCCAGGCGGCCACCTTCAATTTCAACGGCGTTGACGTCAGCAATTGCGCCCGGTCTGGCGCGCAATATACCTGCGGCAACCTGTCCATGGCCGATACCGACGTTATCGTGATCGCCAACGGCTATGGCGTGACCTTCAACAGTTCTCTGACCATGACTTATAACCAGGGATTGAGGATGAGTGGCAGCGCCGCGTTGACGGCCACGGGCAATCTCGATATCAAGGACATCAATCCATCCAACCTGAAGGTGACTGGTGGCAGTCTGACGGCGGAGGGCGGCACGTTCAGCATGGGAGCGCAGGCGCAGACGATCATTGCCAACATTGCCGCCACGACCATCAAAATGGGGGGGAGTGCCGTCAAGGTGACAGGCAGCATCAGCGCCAAGGGACTGGTGGAAATTGCATCGGGCTCGACCATCACGGGGGCGATTGGTGGCAATATCGTCAATATCCTTCCCGCGAATAGCCAGATCGAGGGCGATATCACAGCCAAGACTACGCTGACCATCGGTTCCGGCAGCCAGATCAAGGGCAACCTGGCTGCGCCGACCATCGATCTGAAAGCGTCCGGCCTGGTCGTCACGGGCGACGTGACGGCATTAAAGTCGCTGACCATCGCCTCTGGCAATGCCATCAATGGCAATGTCGAGGGCGGCAATGTCACCCTGGATGCGGCGAATGGGTATATCACGGGCAACGCTCTGGTCGACCACATCACGCTGGGATCGTGGACGCACGTGGATCAGACGATCACCTGCAAGGCCTATACTCCAGCCAACCCCTGCAGTTGCGTGACGAACAACAGCGGCTGGCCTGCCGGCAGCGTCAACGGCCCGAAATGCGGCCCCGGCACCCCCACCGGTCCCCACCATTTCCAGATCGATCATCGAGGCACGGCCCTGACGTGCGCGCCGCAAACGGTGACGGTCACGGCCTGCGCGGATGCCGCCTGCAGCGTCAAGTACACGGGCGGCACGGATGTCACCGTCAGCCCCGGCGGCACGCTGACGCCGATCGACAGCAGCGGCGTGGCGACGGCCAGCGTGCGCCAGTACACGGTCGGCACGGCCACCCTGAGCCTGACCAGCGTGCCCGGCGCCACCGGTGCGCTCGTCTGCAAGCGCGCGTCGGACAACAGCAGCAGCTGCGACATGAGCTTTGCGGCGACAGGCTTGATGGTCACTCCCGTCAATCATCATTCCGCCGTGGCCACGGCGTTCAATATCAGCGCCTTGCAAGACAAACCGAACGAGCAGGCCTGCGTGCCCCTGTTCAGGAATGCCAGCAAGGATTTGACCCTCAGTTGCGGCTACAGCAATCCTGCCACCGGCACCTTGCCGGTCCTGGTCAAAGGGACGGGGGCCTTCGTGCCATTGGCCGCGAGCGCCAGCAGCGCGTGCAGTGCGACGGGCCAGTCCGTCAACCTGGCGTTCGACAACGCTGGCGTTGCCACGGCAACCATGTTGTATGCCGACGCGGGCAAGCTGACGTTGAACGCGAAGTATGAATCGGCCAGCGGCAGCGACAAGGGCTTGAAGATGCAGGGCAGCGGTGAAGTGGTTGTCGCTCCCTACGATTTTGTGTTCAGTGCGATCGCCACGCCACAGCGTGCGGGCCTGGCCGTGACGGGCGTGGCGCCGGCAACGGTGGTTAGCGTATCGGCACGCAATGCCTTGAAGGCGGTTACGCCCAACTTTGGCCGGGAAGCGGCGGCGCCAGCCGTGCTGCTGGGACGTACTGTCGTTGAACCCACGTTTGCCGGCCACGCCGAACCGTCGGCCGATGGCAGCCTGGGCTTTAGCGGGGGTGTCTTGATCGCCACGGGCATGAGCTGGAAGGAAGTGGGGCTTGTTCAATTTACGGCCAGCTTGAATAATTACCTGGGATGGCAACGGCCTGCCGTCAATGGCGTCGTTCCACCGCTGGCAAGCGGCACGAGTGGCCAGGTGCAGTTCATCCCGCATCACTTCATCACGGAGCTGATCAAAAAGGACGACGGTGACGAGCCGGCCGCGACCAACGGCATCGCCACGCCGTGCGCCGCGCCGCTCACCTGTGCCAACGATGGGGAGAAAGGCCGCTACGCCTACTCGGGGCAGGCGATAGGCGTGCGCGTGACGGCGCGTGCCCTGGGGGGGGCGACGACCCAAAATTATGATGAGCTCAATCCGGGTGTCCTGGCGCCCGTGTTGCTCGAAGGCCTGGATGCGGCCACGGGCACGATTTCCTTTCCGCCGAGCACTCCTGATGGCAGCAGCCGCCTCACCGATGGCAGCAAGGCACAAACCACCGTCACCGGCGTGGCGCCCGCGAAATTCACCCTCGGCATCGCCCGAAGCATGGTCGCCTACCGTTTTCCGGGTAAGGCAGGCGTGCCGGTGACGGTGGCGCCCACCGACGTGCTGCTGCGCGCCAGCAGCACGTATCCCGGCGGCGCCGTCGTCAGCTCAAGTTCGGCATTGATACAGAACGAGGCACGGATGACCGTGCTGTCGGGGCAATGGCAGGTAGCCCACGGCTATGGCTCCGAGTTGCTGCCCGTTCGACTGGCCGTGCAAGTGCAGTACTGGAATGGCACGAAATGGATCACGAACCTGCTCGACAGCATCAGTGCGTTCAGCAAGTCGCAAGTACTGTTTGTCAATTGCAAGAAAACGCTGGACTGCAGCAAGCTGGCCGCTGATGACCTGGCCTATGCCGTCG
Protein-coding sequences here:
- a CDS encoding GlxA family transcriptional regulator; its protein translation is MIKQSPKEFPLRTVDIIVYPGFKALEAIGAMKVFDYANTHLRLRNLPGGYDVRIASTAIGPVESDTLMSLHASKALDVNRLPDLAVIVGCHHVEQVLQDIPALAAWVAEAAPRIDTLAALCTGCFFLAEAGVLDGKSAATHWSAVDSLRQRYPLIQVNADAIFVREGKFWTSAGVTAGIDLALALVEDDFSRDIALEVARDLVVYLKRPGGQSQFSVHLSSQMTTHPTIRQLQGWIMEHLGEELGIPLLSARLAMSERNFTRVFQRETGSSPTEFIETARFEVARRLLEDNVSSLKQVAVQAGLHSEERLRRLFQKKLAITPRDYRERFSSTAR
- a CDS encoding polymer-forming cytoskeletal protein; the protein is MRNYIFLVGLFFYLSTGMAQAATFNFNGVDVSNCARSGAQYTCGNLSMADTDVIVIANGYGVTFNSSLTMTYNQGLRMSGSAALTATGNLDIKDINPSNLKVTGGSLTAEGGTFSMGAQAQTIIANIAATTIKMGGSAVKVTGSISAKGLVEIASGSTITGAIGGNIVNILPANSQIEGDITAKTTLTIGSGSQIKGNLAAPTIDLKASGLVVTGDVTALKSLTIASGNAINGNVEGGNVTLDAANGYITGNALVDHITLGSWTHVDQTITCKAYTPANPCSCVTNNSGWPAGSVNGPKCGPGTPTGPHHFQIDHRGTALTCAPQTVTVTACADAACSVKYTGGTDVTVSPGGTLTPIDSSGVATASVRQYTVGTATLSLTSVPGATGALVCKRASDNSSSCDMSFAATGLMVTPVNHHSAVATAFNISALQDKPNEQACVPLFRNASKDLTLSCGYSNPATGTLPVLVKGTGAFVPLAASASSACSATGQSVNLAFDNAGVATATMLYADAGKLTLNAKYESASGSDKGLKMQGSGEVVVAPYDFVFSAIATPQRAGLAVTGVAPATVVSVSARNALKAVTPNFGREAAAPAVLLGRTVVEPTFAGHAEPSADGSLGFSGGVLIATGMSWKEVGLVQFTASLNNYLGWQRPAVNGVVPPLASGTSGQVQFIPHHFITELIKKDDGDEPAATNGIATPCAAPLTCANDGEKGRYAYSGQAIGVRVTARALGGATTQNYDELNPGVLAPVLLEGLDAATGTISFPPSTPDGSSRLTDGSKAQTTVTGVAPAKFTLGIARSMVAYRFPGKAGVPVTVAPTDVLLRASSTYPGGAVVSSSSALIQNEARMTVLSGQWQVAHGYGSELLPVRLAVQVQYWNGTKWITNLLDSISAFSKSQVLFVNCKKTLDCSKLAADDLAYAVVQGALPQANRLTLLAPGAGKAGRVDVSVGNHPYLGSTVGVVVFGILRSGPVIYLREMY